One segment of Paenibacillus sp. FSL R7-0337 DNA contains the following:
- a CDS encoding extracellular solute-binding protein produces the protein MLKRFMALSASLLLVGGLLAGCGGNSNNNTANNTGGTAGAGNTPTDSAKPVTINMFTASPEYTDAFNAYIAEYKKVKPNVTINLEIMQADYNTVLKSKIAAGSTPDVFQTTAGGDIDTFAEYSADLTNEPLAAAMTDAVRSNMSSTDGKVLGLPVKGNLFVLMYNKKLLADAGITEVPKTTAEMDDAITKLEAKGITPFANAYKEWWVWKHIFQHFVDAAATDAGTDAKTLVADFIAGKTTFKDHPVLNDNFFSFIDTTVKHGTDKPLERDSNAEVSDFALGKTAFMTGKGAWDEEAIKKITPDFDLGIAGYPVSDKPEQSQIITGADQALRINKDSAVAAETIEFFNWLYTSDYGKSWFSNVAKVIPPIKDAPMPDLQMPKEMEEILKTEKSGDLSVNYSLDTFHQKFGELMQAYIGGSKTKDQAIDEIQKAWIQFGSAE, from the coding sequence ATGTTAAAACGATTCATGGCATTATCTGCGAGTCTGCTGCTGGTGGGCGGACTGCTGGCCGGCTGCGGCGGAAATAGCAACAATAATACCGCTAACAACACGGGTGGAACAGCTGGAGCAGGCAATACACCAACGGATTCCGCCAAGCCCGTCACCATTAATATGTTCACCGCCTCTCCCGAATACACAGATGCCTTCAATGCTTATATTGCCGAATACAAGAAGGTGAAGCCGAACGTTACGATCAATCTGGAAATCATGCAGGCAGACTACAATACGGTGCTGAAATCCAAGATTGCCGCCGGCAGCACACCGGATGTGTTCCAGACCACGGCAGGCGGGGATATCGATACTTTTGCCGAATACAGCGCTGACTTGACCAATGAGCCGCTGGCCGCCGCGATGACGGATGCCGTCCGCTCCAACATGAGCTCTACCGATGGCAAAGTGCTCGGACTGCCGGTGAAGGGCAACCTGTTCGTCCTGATGTACAACAAGAAGCTGCTGGCGGATGCCGGCATCACTGAAGTGCCTAAGACAACTGCTGAAATGGATGATGCGATCACCAAGCTTGAAGCCAAGGGCATCACCCCCTTCGCCAACGCCTACAAAGAGTGGTGGGTATGGAAGCATATCTTCCAGCACTTCGTAGACGCCGCAGCGACCGATGCCGGAACCGATGCCAAGACGCTCGTAGCGGACTTCATTGCCGGGAAGACGACCTTCAAAGATCATCCGGTGCTGAACGACAACTTCTTCAGCTTCATTGATACAACCGTTAAGCACGGAACAGACAAGCCGCTTGAACGCGACAGCAACGCTGAGGTCAGTGATTTCGCCCTGGGCAAAACAGCATTCATGACCGGTAAAGGCGCGTGGGATGAAGAAGCGATTAAGAAAATTACCCCTGACTTTGACCTCGGCATCGCCGGGTACCCTGTCAGTGACAAACCGGAGCAGTCCCAGATTATCACCGGTGCCGACCAGGCACTGCGGATCAATAAAGATTCTGCGGTAGCAGCGGAAACGATTGAGTTCTTCAACTGGCTGTATACTTCCGATTACGGGAAGAGCTGGTTCTCTAATGTAGCCAAGGTCATTCCTCCGATCAAGGACGCTCCGATGCCTGACCTGCAAATGCCTAAGGAAATGGAAGAAATCCTGAAGACGGAGAAATCCGGCGACCTGTCGGTGAACTACTCCCTGGATACGTTCCACCAGAAATTCGGTGAGCTGATGCAGGCTTATATCGGCGGCAGCAAGACGAAGGATCAGGCGATTGATGAAATTCAGAAGGCTTGGATTCAATTCGGGTCTGCGGAATAA
- a CDS encoding alpha-galactosidase — protein sequence MDSRLIDIAENGLYLTIEISGELDVRLLHFGAAPLEAGSIEDKHKASFRLLELQLSGEDRAEYHGRTHRASYPGLRMVYVGHKDTMNPLGRKLELTLADPLTGVKAVQHYQFYTGVQIVRSWTVVRNEGDAEAGVEYLSSFALTGVDKEGDGDRNDKIEVSIAHSGWQSELQWKSYSLPELGMSHLADRGSKRISASNTGSWSAAELLPMAVLSNQESGSSLFWQIEHNGSWHWELTDQADQLTLLVSGPTEHDNHWWLKLAPGEAFTSVPVAAGVVEGGFGEAAEQLTAYRRLIRRPNEDNERLRVIFNDYMNCLWGSPTTEKLLPLIAAAAEVGCEYFCIDAGWYAPGEWWDGVGEWEPSAERFPEGIKYVLDVIRSKGMIPGLWLELEVMGINSPKLAETDDSWFFMRHGKRVKDRSRYQLDYRNPAVIKHADSVIARLVGEYGVGYIKMDYNINAGIGTETEADSFGDGLLQHNRAYLAWLDSIFARYPQLVIENCSSGGMRMDYAMLSRHSIQSTSDQEDYVKYAAIAAGSPAALTPEQSAVWSYPLREGDDEEVIFNMVNSLLLRVHQSGHLAELTPRRRALVKEALDYYKSIRAHIPQAFAFWPLGLPDSGGEWVSFGLRHRDIRYIAVWRIAGEAAAVTLPVPELRGRDAEARCTYPETHGSQWSWNAEEGSLTVTLPAGKTARLFELRS from the coding sequence ATGGACAGCAGGCTTATAGACATAGCCGAGAACGGGCTTTATCTTACGATTGAAATTTCGGGGGAGCTGGATGTGCGGCTGCTGCATTTTGGCGCAGCGCCGCTGGAAGCAGGGAGCATAGAAGACAAGCATAAGGCAAGCTTCCGGCTGCTGGAGCTGCAGCTGTCGGGGGAAGACCGGGCGGAATATCACGGGCGGACGCACCGCGCGTCTTATCCGGGATTACGGATGGTGTATGTCGGGCATAAGGACACGATGAATCCGCTGGGACGGAAGCTGGAGCTTACGCTGGCTGACCCGCTGACGGGTGTGAAGGCAGTACAGCATTATCAGTTCTATACTGGCGTGCAGATTGTTCGCTCCTGGACAGTGGTACGGAATGAAGGCGATGCGGAAGCGGGTGTGGAGTATCTGTCTTCGTTCGCGCTTACAGGAGTGGACAAGGAGGGCGACGGAGACCGTAACGACAAGATTGAAGTGAGTATTGCTCACAGCGGGTGGCAGAGTGAGCTGCAGTGGAAAAGCTACAGTCTGCCAGAGCTGGGCATGTCCCATCTCGCTGACCGTGGATCGAAGCGGATTTCGGCCAGCAATACCGGGTCTTGGTCAGCGGCTGAGCTGCTGCCAATGGCCGTGCTGAGCAACCAGGAGAGCGGGAGCAGCCTGTTCTGGCAGATTGAACATAACGGCTCCTGGCACTGGGAGCTGACGGATCAGGCAGATCAGCTTACACTGCTGGTCAGCGGGCCTACGGAGCATGACAACCACTGGTGGCTGAAGCTCGCCCCTGGCGAAGCGTTCACCTCTGTGCCGGTGGCCGCAGGTGTAGTAGAGGGCGGGTTCGGAGAGGCGGCTGAGCAGCTAACTGCATACCGGCGGCTGATCCGCAGACCGAATGAGGATAATGAGCGGTTGCGGGTGATTTTCAACGATTACATGAATTGCCTGTGGGGAAGCCCGACCACGGAGAAGCTGCTGCCGCTGATTGCTGCTGCTGCCGAAGTCGGCTGTGAATACTTCTGCATCGATGCAGGCTGGTATGCTCCAGGTGAATGGTGGGACGGGGTCGGGGAGTGGGAGCCTTCGGCTGAGCGCTTCCCGGAAGGCATCAAATACGTGCTGGATGTGATCCGCAGCAAGGGGATGATTCCGGGCCTGTGGCTGGAGCTGGAGGTGATGGGAATCAACAGTCCGAAGCTTGCGGAGACTGACGACAGCTGGTTCTTCATGCGCCATGGCAAGCGGGTCAAGGACCGCAGCCGCTATCAGCTCGATTACCGTAATCCGGCGGTCATCAAGCATGCCGACAGCGTGATTGCCCGGCTGGTCGGGGAATACGGCGTCGGGTATATCAAGATGGACTATAACATCAATGCAGGCATTGGTACGGAGACGGAGGCAGACAGCTTCGGGGACGGCCTTTTGCAGCATAACCGCGCTTATTTGGCTTGGCTCGACAGCATCTTTGCCCGTTATCCGCAGCTGGTGATCGAGAACTGCTCCAGCGGCGGGATGCGGATGGATTACGCCATGCTCAGCCGTCACAGCATCCAGTCCACCAGTGATCAGGAGGATTACGTGAAGTATGCTGCCATTGCCGCAGGCTCTCCGGCTGCACTGACTCCCGAACAATCCGCGGTCTGGTCATATCCGCTGCGCGAAGGCGACGATGAAGAGGTTATTTTCAATATGGTTAACTCGCTGCTGCTTCGCGTCCACCAGAGCGGCCATCTGGCTGAGCTAACGCCAAGACGCCGGGCGCTGGTGAAGGAGGCGCTGGATTATTACAAGTCTATCCGCGCCCACATTCCGCAAGCCTTCGCCTTCTGGCCGCTCGGTCTGCCCGACAGTGGAGGGGAATGGGTCAGCTTCGGCCTGCGTCATAGAGACATCCGCTATATCGCTGTATGGCGAATTGCGGGAGAAGCGGCTGCGGTCACGCTGCCTGTTCCTGAGCTGAGGGGACGCGATGCGGAGGCCCGGTGTACGTATCCTGAGACACACGGGTCGCAGTGGAGCTGGAACGCGGAGGAAGGCAGCTTGACCGTTACGCTGCCCGCTGGCAAGACTGCGAGGCTCTTCGAGCTTCGTTCGTAG
- a CDS encoding response regulator: MYRVLIIDDEEPLREAIHILGDWEGLGVSEVREATDGKAGLELLRRERFDLVLVDMKMPELSGAELLQIAEQEFPDLLLIVISGYNDFEYTRQAIRSKVVDYLLKPVNRTDLNHALRKAVGVLEAKRKRESEFINRNITLNMSLPKLKEKMYLSIIDRSFKTQSNEAFLPLIGADGAASHFAVGLLRMLNLEQVRKERFHGDRDLLHFAVTNVMNENTDGQFESFSFASPKGEREFIAIFTMKGGYEADAAFLSLHHMKKAASTLKELFGIICAGGIGEPCSDSLSIAASYEQAKASLDTIDLLSLKGSLIAQGRAVNPVSRDNPSLTGRMPQIRSALEGGNVNHARSILSEFIRKCQETEGFTLGEADRTLHGFLLLLGEIAAELDAMPPQTRSGKDGSLASLGVLSDFASFGQFAGVLNDIFDRYAGEISRTVAGDRSSVLENIKAYIDNHYFGDIKISMFTEQYFLSREYLMKLFKGQYGYGIHEYVQKVRMDKAKALLTDPALKIQDISEMLGYKDKNYFSKAFRNYYDCSPSEFRLQLPGVEK, translated from the coding sequence ATGTATAGAGTGCTGATTATTGATGATGAGGAGCCGCTGCGCGAAGCGATCCATATCCTGGGGGATTGGGAAGGCCTTGGTGTCAGTGAGGTGCGGGAGGCGACAGACGGGAAAGCGGGACTCGAGCTGCTGCGCCGCGAACGGTTCGATCTGGTGCTGGTTGATATGAAAATGCCGGAGCTGAGCGGAGCCGAGCTGCTGCAGATAGCCGAGCAGGAATTCCCTGACCTGCTGCTGATTGTGATCAGCGGCTATAATGATTTCGAGTATACACGCCAAGCCATCCGCTCGAAGGTGGTGGATTACCTGCTGAAGCCGGTGAACCGCACAGATCTTAACCATGCGCTGCGCAAGGCAGTGGGGGTGCTGGAGGCCAAGCGGAAGCGGGAGAGCGAGTTCATCAACCGCAATATTACACTCAATATGTCGCTGCCGAAGCTGAAGGAGAAGATGTACCTGTCCATCATTGACCGGAGCTTCAAGACCCAGTCCAATGAGGCCTTTCTCCCGCTGATCGGGGCGGATGGGGCGGCCAGCCACTTCGCTGTCGGCCTGCTGCGGATGCTTAATCTGGAGCAGGTACGTAAGGAAAGATTCCATGGAGACCGGGATCTGCTGCATTTTGCCGTAACGAATGTGATGAACGAGAACACGGACGGGCAGTTCGAGTCGTTCAGCTTCGCCAGCCCTAAGGGGGAGCGCGAATTCATTGCCATCTTCACCATGAAGGGCGGTTATGAAGCAGATGCGGCCTTCCTGTCGCTGCACCATATGAAGAAAGCAGCTTCTACCTTGAAGGAGCTGTTCGGAATCATCTGTGCAGGCGGAATCGGGGAGCCTTGCAGTGATTCGCTCAGCATTGCCGCCTCCTATGAGCAGGCCAAAGCCTCACTAGATACGATTGACCTGCTCAGTCTAAAGGGCAGCCTGATCGCACAGGGCAGAGCAGTGAATCCGGTATCACGGGATAATCCCTCCCTGACCGGGCGGATGCCGCAGATCCGCAGCGCGCTGGAGGGCGGGAATGTGAACCATGCCCGCAGCATCCTCAGCGAATTCATCCGTAAATGCCAGGAGACGGAAGGCTTCACGCTCGGGGAGGCGGACAGGACGCTACATGGTTTTCTTTTGCTGCTGGGCGAGATTGCTGCAGAGTTGGATGCTATGCCGCCGCAGACCCGCAGCGGAAAGGACGGCAGTCTGGCTTCCCTGGGCGTCCTTAGCGACTTCGCCTCCTTCGGGCAGTTTGCGGGCGTGCTTAACGATATCTTTGACCGTTATGCGGGCGAGATCAGCCGGACGGTGGCCGGAGACCGCAGCAGCGTGCTGGAGAATATTAAGGCGTATATTGATAACCATTATTTCGGGGATATTAAGATATCAATGTTCACGGAACAATATTTCCTGAGCAGAGAGTATCTGATGAAGCTGTTCAAGGGACAATACGGCTACGGCATTCATGAGTATGTGCAAAAGGTAAGGATGGACAAAGCCAAAGCACTGCTGACCGACCCTGCCCTCAAAATTCAGGATATCTCTGAAATGCTGGGGTATAAGGACAAGAACTATTTCAGCAAGGCGTTCCGCAATTACTATGATTGCTCCCCTTCTGAATTCCGGCTACAGCTGCCAGGGGTAGAAAAGTGA